In a single window of the Thermostichus vulcanus str. 'Rupite' genome:
- a CDS encoding ABC transporter substrate-binding protein, which translates to MLGSSGVQRHCPHRASTRCAGNVYFQENGLNVTIERGAGSADALSKLAAGRYAFSKGDMYSMMEFNEKNPEVPLIAVVIESNRHPGGIFTLKRNGITDPKQLAGVKIGAPAGDGARRLWPVLANIIGVDPEAVEWVNCEPALREPLLARGEVQAISGFGPSVVPSLQKLGISEDELEVFYFNDYGLNLYGPIVMSRLQYVRENPDIARGFVAGYVKGLVETIQDPVAAFATLPKHFEGADALDQETELARLKYTIANYWDTPDTRANGVSAVDLERLQTSLAQVAEGYGLQRVPDASEILTTEFLPPKEARMFA; encoded by the coding sequence ATTCTTGGTTCATCGGGTGTCCAACGACATTGCCCTCACCGAGCTTCGACGCGATGTGCCGGCAATGTTTACTTTCAGGAAAATGGCTTGAATGTCACGATTGAGCGGGGGGCGGGATCCGCAGATGCCCTCTCCAAACTGGCGGCAGGTCGCTACGCCTTTTCCAAAGGGGATATGTACTCGATGATGGAGTTCAACGAGAAAAACCCCGAAGTGCCCCTGATTGCTGTGGTGATTGAGTCGAACCGGCATCCAGGTGGCATTTTCACCCTCAAGAGAAACGGCATTACGGATCCCAAGCAGTTGGCTGGGGTCAAAATTGGCGCCCCGGCAGGAGATGGGGCTCGGCGTCTCTGGCCAGTGCTGGCCAATATCATCGGCGTGGATCCAGAGGCGGTGGAGTGGGTAAACTGTGAACCAGCACTGCGGGAACCCCTCTTGGCTCGTGGCGAAGTGCAGGCCATTTCGGGCTTTGGCCCTTCGGTGGTGCCCAGCTTACAAAAACTTGGCATTTCCGAAGATGAATTGGAGGTGTTTTACTTCAACGATTACGGCCTCAACCTTTACGGCCCGATTGTAATGAGCCGCTTGCAGTATGTGCGGGAAAATCCGGATATTGCCAGAGGCTTTGTGGCCGGATACGTGAAGGGGTTGGTAGAAACCATTCAGGATCCCGTAGCGGCTTTTGCCACTTTGCCCAAGCACTTTGAAGGAGCCGATGCCCTGGATCAAGAAACCGAGCTGGCCCGCCTCAAGTACACCATCGCCAACTACTGGGATACTCCCGATACCCGAGCGAATGGAGTCAGTGCCGTGGATCTGGAACGGTTGCAGACTTCTTTGGCCCAGGTGGCGGAAGGCTATGGCCTACAGAGGGTGCCCGATGCCAGCGAAATTCTGACGACGGAGTTTCTGCCCCCAAAAGAAGCACGTATGTTCGCCTGA
- a CDS encoding ABC transporter substrate-binding protein yields the protein MSAVTGERWPRRDFVVNGAALLAVGWGSRPASPAAGSKVIRLVTNWYAQAEHGGFYQALATGIYARYGLQVQIRMGGTGVNVLQLLAGGAADFVIGSSPDALAALQAGIPLVTVAAFFQKDPQCLLAHPGVGHDHLEDLRGKPIWVSPGANLTYWPFLRAKFGFSDEQKRPYNFSLAPFLLDKYSAQQGYVTAEPFRVRQEGGFDPVVFPLADYGYSPYATTLETTRRFAEQQPEVVQKFVAASSEGWQSYLQDPRPGNHLIQQDNPNMSDDLLAYSHQALKDYGLLTSGDAATLGIGAMTDERWHRYFEDMVALQVVESQLDVRQAYALHFLPHA from the coding sequence ATGTCTGCTGTGACTGGGGAGCGTTGGCCCCGACGAGATTTTGTGGTGAATGGAGCCGCCCTGTTGGCAGTGGGATGGGGATCCCGACCGGCCAGCCCAGCAGCAGGATCCAAGGTTATCCGTCTGGTCACCAACTGGTATGCGCAAGCGGAACACGGTGGGTTTTACCAAGCCCTTGCCACCGGCATTTACGCCCGCTATGGCCTGCAGGTGCAAATCCGCATGGGGGGAACAGGGGTGAATGTATTGCAACTGTTGGCGGGAGGAGCAGCCGATTTTGTAATCGGCTCTAGCCCAGATGCCCTTGCGGCTCTGCAAGCAGGGATCCCCTTGGTGACGGTGGCGGCCTTTTTCCAGAAGGATCCCCAATGTTTGTTGGCTCATCCAGGGGTAGGCCATGACCATCTCGAAGATTTACGGGGCAAACCGATTTGGGTCTCGCCCGGGGCAAATCTGACCTACTGGCCCTTTTTACGAGCCAAATTTGGCTTCAGCGACGAACAAAAGCGCCCCTACAATTTCAGCCTTGCACCCTTTTTGTTGGATAAATACTCTGCACAACAGGGATATGTTACCGCCGAACCCTTTCGGGTGCGCCAGGAGGGAGGCTTTGATCCGGTGGTGTTTCCTCTAGCCGATTATGGATACTCTCCCTATGCCACAACCCTAGAAACCACCCGTCGCTTCGCTGAACAGCAGCCGGAAGTGGTTCAGAAGTTTGTGGCTGCTTCCAGTGAGGGTTGGCAAAGCTACTTGCAGGATCCGCGACCGGGCAACCATTTGATTCAGCAGGATAACCCCAACATGAGCGATGACCTTTTGGCCTACAGTCACCAAGCCCTGAAGGACTACGGTCTACTCACTTCAGGGGATGCCGCCACTCTAGGGATCGGGGCAATGACCGATGAACGTTGGCATCGCTACTTTGAAGATATGGTAGCTCTCCAAGTTGTAGAGTCGCAGTTGGACGTCAGACAGGCTTATGCCCTCCATTTTTTGCCCCACGCATAG